One window from the genome of Prinia subflava isolate CZ2003 ecotype Zambia chromosome 2, Cam_Psub_1.2, whole genome shotgun sequence encodes:
- the CGAS gene encoding cyclic GMP-AMP synthase yields the protein MDTASGRGARARRGTRPAAPRSRGAEKGAARSPSRGRVAGESPSGTATLRAPRKDGAPARGGRPARRAPAAPELPASEPADGAEALPAPRSRTRAPAAPRSVAAVPDGAVSAPARRPPPAADALRLREVLSRLSLPREDVSLASTLVNTVVSHLVQAIRAKDSCFSSIKLLGAGSYYERVKISEPNEFDIMLVMPVGRIQLDESDDTGAYYYVSFKRTPKEKGWLRFLEEDGKLSAFKMLQALREIIKQEVKNIKGVEVTVARKKAGSPAITLQIKNPSSEISVDIILTLEAQGKSWPLSTQDGLKIEQWLGRKVRRVLRFKSLYLVAKQNKREKVLRGNTWRLSFSHIEKDVIKNHGHSKTCCESNGPKCCRKGCLKLLKYLLEQLKMKYPKELEKFCSYHVKTAFLHSCVTWPNDSEWHLGDLDHCFQQCLRFFVDCLQKSQLTHFFIPQYNLLSLEDKAKHHFLSRKISYELNNGFPVFHENY from the exons ATGGACACCGCGAGTGGCAGAGGGGCGCGGGCCAGGCGGGGGACGCGTCCCGCAGCTCCGAGGAGCCGGGGCGCGGAGAAGGGCGCAGCCCGAAGCCCCTCGCGGGGCCGCGTCGCGGGTGAAAGCCCGAGCGGCACCGCCACCCTCCGGGCACCGCGGAAGGACGGAGCCCCCGCCCGGGGCGGCCGCCCGGCGCGGCGAGCTCCCGCTGCCCCGGAGCTGCCAGCGAGCGAGCCGGCGGACGGCGCAGAGGCGCTCCCCGCCCCGCGGAGCAGGACCAGAGCCCCCGCGGCTCCGCGGAGCGTCGCGGCGGTGCCCGACGGGGCGGTCTCTGCCCCCGCCCGTCGCCCCCCGCCGGCGGCGGACGCCTTACGGCTCCGGGAGGTGCTGTCGCGGCTCAGCCTGCCCCGCGAAGATGTGTCCTTGGCGTCGACGCTGGTGAACACGGTGGTCTCGCACCTGGTCCAGGCCATCCGTGCCAAGGACAGCTGCTTCAGCTCCATCAAGCTGCTGGGCGCCGGCAGCTACTACGAGCGCGTCAAG ATATCTGAACCAAATGAGTTTGACATCATGCTTGTAATGCCTGTTGGAAGAATTCAGCTGGATGAATCTGATGATACTGGAGCCTATTATTATGTGTCATTCAAAAGAACTCCAAAAGAAAAGGGTTGGTTGAGGTTTTTAGAGGAAGATGGAAAATTATCAGCCTTTAAAATGCTTCAAGCACTAAGAGAAATTATTAAACAGGAAGTAAAAAACATTAAAG GTGTGGAAGTCACTGTGGCAAGGAAAAAGGCTGGAAGCCCTGCAATAACTCTTCAGATCAAAAATCCTTCATCAGAAATATCAGTGGACATCATCTTGACTTTGGAGGCTCAGGGGAAGAGCTGGCCCCTCAGCACACAGGATGGCCTCAAAATTGAACAGTGGCTGGGAAGAAAAGTCAGGAGGGTTTTGAGATTTAAATCACTTTATTTAGTagccaagcaaaacaaaagagaaaaagttcTAAGAG GGAACACCTGGCGACTCTCCTTCTCGCATATCGAAAAGGACGTGATAAAGAACCATGGCCACTCAAAGACATGCTGTGAATCCAATGGACCAAAGTGCTGTAG gaaaGGTTGTCTTAAGCTGCTGAAGTATCTTCTAGAGCAACTCAAAATGAAATATccaaaagaactggaaaaattCTGTTCGTATCATGtcaaaactgcttttcttcaCTCCTGCGTCACGTGGCCAAATGATTCAGAGTGGCACTTGGGAGACCTGGATCATTGCTTCCAGCAATGTCTGAGATTTTTTGTGGATTGTCTGCAAAAGTCTCAGCTGACTCACTTTTTTATTCCCCAATACAACTTGCTCAGCCTAGAAGACAAGGCAAAACATCACTtcctttcaagaaaaataagCTATGAGTTGAACAATGGATTCCCAGTATTTCATGAGAATTATTAA
- the DDX43 gene encoding probable ATP-dependent RNA helicase DDX43, whose amino-acid sequence MSDWDASSDEELGAPGWPRPAAAAESLCWSRSTPPWGRASVESGGRRGKGTGRPGREWWAPRGAEGPGGPRRAARQRPPRAAAGQARDSAAPLCFHLDNALVGALIGRGGTNIKELEDSSGSRIKVTRGTYESEVKIFGSTDVQNKAKMLIDNLVTSSGQNYVRGGTEKGKTLDIIKPENDPKKSVINWASLRENRAKYESMKWAGLPPIEKNFYKESSRTASMSKEEVELWRKENNNITCDDLKEGEKRCIPNPVCKFEDAFEHYPDIMANIRKVGFQKPTPIQSQAWPIILQGIDLIGIAQTGTGKTLAYLMPGFIHLTSQPISKDQREGPGMLVLAPTRELALQVEAECSKYAYKEIKSICVYGGGDRKGQIDMVTKGVDIVIATPGRLNDLQMNNFINLRSITYLVLDEADRMLDMGFEPQIMKILIDVRPDRQTVMTSATWPDGVRRLAKSYLKNPMIVYVGTLDLAAVNTVQQKVIVIPEAEKRAFMYSFIKSMKPKDKVIIFVGKKLTAIALFYPRADDLASDFGIQGIPVQSLHGNREQCDREQALDDFKKGKVRILVATDLASRGLDVHDITHVFNFDFPRNIEEYVHRVGRTGRAGRTGEAVTLVTSNDWKFASELIDILERANQVRTRYWVVPDELIAMAERYKQSQMRKEIEKDIQRPWRKPSK is encoded by the exons ATGTCGGACTGGGACGCGAGCAGCGACGAGGAGCTCGGCGCGCCGGGCTGGCCGCggcccgctgctgctgccgagTCTCTGTGCTGGTCGCGCAGCACCCCTCCGTGGGGCCGCGCCTCCGTGGAGAGCGGCGGGCGACGGGGGAAGGGCACGGGGCGTCCTGGAAGGGAATGGTGGGCGCCGCGAGGCGCTGAAGGCCCCGGCGGCCCGAGGCGGGCGGCGCGGCAGCGGCCGCCCCGAGCTGCGGCCGGCCAGGCTCGGGACTCTGCGGCCCCGCTCTGCTTCCACCTCGACAACGCCCTGGTCGGGGCTCTCATAG GTCGGGGTGGAACTAACATTAAAGAACTTGAGGATTCTTCAGGTTCCAGGATAAAG GTTACAAGAGGGACCTATGAATCTGAAGTAAAGATTTTTGGCAGCACTGATGTGCAAAACAAAGCCAAGATGTTGATTGACAATCTTGTTACAAGTTCTGGACAAAACTATGTTAGAGGTGGGACAGAGAAAG GAAAAACCTTGGACATTATCAAGCCTGAAAATGACCCAAAGAAATCAGTGATTAACTGGGCCTCTCTTCGAGAAAACAGGGCCAAATATGAATCCATGAAGTGGGCAG GCTTGCCGCCAATTGAGAAAAATTTCTACAAAGAATCATCCAGGACTGCATCTATGTCAAAAGAAGAAGTGGAACTGTGGCG gaaagaaaataataatataacTTGTGATGACTTAAAAGAAGGTGAAAAGCGCTGCATTCCCAATCCTGTTTGTAAATTTGAAGATGCATTTGAGCATTATCCTGATATTATGGCTAATATAAGAAAAGTTGGTTTTCAAAAGCCTACACCAATTCAG TCCCAGGCGTGGCCAATCATACTCCAAGGAATTGATCTTATTGGTATAGCACAGACTGGTACTGGGAAGACATTGGCATACTTAATGCCTGGATTCATTCACTTGACTTCACAACCCAT ATCCAAAGATCAGCGTGAGGGGCCTGGAATGTTAGTCCTTGCTCCCACTAGAGAACTGGCACTTCAGGTAGAGGCAGAGTGTTCAAAGTATGcatacaaagaaattaaaag TATTTGCGTCTATGGTGGCGGGGACCGAAAAGGACAAATAGACATGGTTACCAAAGGTGTGGATATTGTTATTGCTACTCCTGGCAGACTGAATGATCTTCAAATGAACAACTTCATAAATTTGAGGAGCATAACATATTTG GTTTTAGATGAGGCTGACAGAATGCTGGATATGGGATTTGAACCTCAGATAATGAAGATTCTAATAGATGTGCGTCCTGACAGACAAACTGTTATGACGAG TGCTACTTGGCCTGACGGCGTCCGTCGCCTAGCAAAATCCTACTTGAAAAACCCCATGATTGTGTATGTTGGCACTCTCGACTTAGCA GCAGTAAACACAGTACAACAAAAAGTTATTGTTATCCCCGAGGCGGAAAAGAGAGCTTTCATGTATAGCTTCATTAAGTCTATGAAGCCAAAAGATAAGGTCATcatttttgtgggaaaaaagCTTAC agCCATTGCTTTATTTTACCCTAGAGCTGATGACTTAGCAAGTGACTTTGGTATCCAAGGAATTCCAGTACAGTCACTTCATGGCAACAGGGAACAATGTGATAGAGAACAGGCTTTGGATGACTTCAAGAAAG GCAAAGTTCGAATATTGGTAGCTACTGACTTGGCATCCCGTGGCCTTGATGTGCATGATATTACTCATGTTTTTAACTTTGATTTCCCTCGCAACATTGAAGAATATGTTCACAGAGTAGGTCGTACTGGAAGAGCAGG GCGCACTGGGGAGGCAGTAACACTTGTCACGAGCAATGACTGGAAGTTTGCGTCCGAGCTGATTGACATTCTGGAAAGAGCAAACCAAGTAAGGACACGTTACTGG GTAGTTCCTGATGAGCTTATTGCAATGGCAGAAAGATACAAACAATcacaaatgagaaaagaaattgaaaaggaTATACAAAGACCTTGGAGAAAGCCCTCAAAATAA